The Thermoleophilia bacterium genome window below encodes:
- the murG gene encoding undecaprenyldiphospho-muramoylpentapeptide beta-N-acetylglucosaminyltransferase produces the protein MPRVVIAAGGTAGHVVPAVAVADELRDRGATVTFLGARGRVEAELVPQAGYEIDLLDLSGIDRKNPLKAARAAAQAALAMPKARRLLKGRGADVVMGGGGFVAGPAGLAARTRKTPLVLTEADRHLGLANRLLARKADRVCLAFAIDGLEGERFMVTGRPVNRAVLTADRVKARQRFGIAPDSMALLVMGGSLGARTINYAAIEAFAERGGRRFEVVHVSGKRDYAELKDRLARAGHGEGYTLIEYEPDLGDSLAATDLVLGRSGGSIFELTATGRPGVLIPYPFATGDHQTANAAWMAEAGAARVISDADLSADLISEVVSELLDDRATLEAMSRASLSLARPEAAKLIADEVLKAAEVSA, from the coding sequence GTGCCCAGAGTCGTTATAGCGGCGGGCGGAACGGCGGGACACGTAGTTCCAGCCGTAGCCGTAGCCGACGAGCTTCGAGATAGAGGCGCAACGGTCACATTCCTCGGGGCCCGTGGTCGCGTCGAAGCCGAGCTCGTGCCCCAGGCCGGGTACGAGATCGACCTGCTCGACCTTTCCGGCATCGATCGCAAGAACCCCTTGAAGGCGGCTCGCGCGGCGGCGCAGGCGGCACTTGCGATGCCGAAAGCAAGGCGCCTGCTTAAAGGTAGGGGGGCAGATGTAGTCATGGGCGGCGGCGGGTTCGTCGCCGGACCGGCCGGGCTCGCGGCCCGGACCCGGAAGACCCCCCTTGTGCTGACCGAGGCCGACCGCCACCTGGGCCTGGCCAACCGGCTGCTCGCGCGGAAGGCCGACCGGGTCTGCCTGGCCTTCGCGATCGACGGCCTCGAGGGCGAGCGGTTCATGGTCACCGGCCGCCCGGTCAACCGGGCGGTGCTCACCGCCGACCGGGTCAAAGCGAGGCAGCGGTTCGGCATCGCCCCTGATTCGATGGCCCTGCTGGTCATGGGCGGCAGCCTCGGCGCGCGAACCATCAACTACGCCGCGATCGAGGCGTTCGCCGAGCGCGGCGGCCGGCGGTTCGAGGTGGTTCACGTGTCCGGCAAACGTGATTACGCAGAGCTGAAGGACCGTTTGGCGCGCGCCGGGCACGGCGAGGGCTACACGTTGATCGAGTACGAACCCGACCTCGGCGACAGTCTGGCGGCGACCGACCTGGTGCTGGGTCGCTCCGGCGGGTCGATCTTCGAGCTGACGGCCACCGGCCGGCCCGGGGTCCTGATCCCGTATCCGTTCGCGACCGGTGACCACCAGACCGCGAATGCGGCGTGGATGGCCGAGGCGGGTGCGGCGCGGGTTATCAGTGACGCGGACCTTTCGGCCGACCTGATCAGCGAAGTCGTTTCCGAGTTGCTAGACGACCGCGCCACCCTCGAGGCGATGAGCCGGGCGTCGCTCTCGCTGGCCCGGCCGGAAGCCGCAAAGTTGATCGCCGACGAAGTCCTCAAGGCCGCGGAGGTTTCGGCATGA
- a CDS encoding UDP-N-acetylmuramate--L-alanine ligase, which produces MSADWTGRQIHFIGIGGAGMSGLALVCARLGATVTGSDRSESSYFSRVRAAGIDARVGHDPDGLPTGAEVVISTAIAEDNPELVLARERGLRVLHRADLLSELCAAKRTIAVAGTHGKTTTTGMLIWAMKALGLDPAFFVGGELPAVGTDGDAANSGWGEGEWAVVEADESDGSFLVLDPEVAVVTNIEMDHHSRWNGLAELRSAFAEFVAKADGVALPSAETAMTEALSGKRVTGFDLESPGPETIALVVPGDHNVLDARAAIAALDLAGIDSDAGAKALSDFPGVKRRLEFKGTSRGARIYDDYAHHPTEVKASLTALRQLGPDRLIAVFQPHLYSRTKVFSEAFGAALAVADEIFVLDVYPAREEPVGPFEGVSGLDVLRAAADRAGGRTVWWTPDLDSAEAAVGDRLGEGRILVTLGAGDVTKLSDRLVAAEVPG; this is translated from the coding sequence ATGAGTGCCGACTGGACCGGGCGCCAGATCCATTTCATCGGCATCGGCGGAGCCGGTATGAGCGGCCTGGCACTGGTCTGCGCCCGGCTCGGGGCCACGGTCACCGGCAGCGACCGTTCCGAATCGAGCTACTTCAGCCGGGTCCGGGCCGCCGGCATCGACGCACGTGTCGGTCATGATCCTGATGGCTTGCCAACCGGCGCCGAAGTCGTGATCTCTACCGCGATCGCCGAAGACAATCCCGAGCTGGTCCTCGCCCGCGAGCGCGGCCTGCGGGTGCTCCACCGGGCCGACCTGCTGTCCGAACTCTGCGCGGCCAAGCGGACGATCGCGGTCGCGGGTACCCACGGCAAGACCACCACCACCGGCATGCTGATCTGGGCGATGAAGGCGCTCGGTCTGGATCCGGCCTTCTTCGTCGGCGGCGAGCTGCCGGCAGTCGGGACGGATGGCGACGCTGCCAACAGTGGCTGGGGCGAAGGGGAGTGGGCGGTGGTCGAAGCCGACGAGAGCGACGGCAGCTTCCTGGTCCTCGATCCCGAGGTCGCCGTTGTGACGAACATCGAGATGGATCACCACTCCCGCTGGAACGGCCTGGCCGAGCTGCGGTCGGCCTTCGCCGAGTTCGTGGCCAAGGCCGACGGGGTGGCGCTGCCGTCCGCCGAGACTGCCATGACCGAAGCTCTGAGCGGAAAGCGGGTGACCGGGTTCGACCTCGAGAGTCCCGGTCCGGAAACTATTGCCTTGGTCGTGCCCGGTGACCACAACGTGCTCGATGCGCGCGCCGCGATCGCCGCGCTGGACCTCGCCGGGATCGACTCCGATGCGGGCGCCAAGGCCCTGTCCGATTTTCCCGGAGTGAAACGCCGCCTGGAATTCAAGGGCACCAGCCGCGGGGCCAGGATTTACGACGACTACGCGCACCATCCGACCGAGGTAAAGGCATCGCTGACCGCGCTACGGCAGCTTGGCCCCGACCGCCTGATCGCCGTGTTCCAACCGCACCTCTATTCAAGGACCAAGGTTTTCTCCGAGGCTTTCGGCGCGGCGCTCGCCGTGGCCGACGAGATCTTCGTGCTCGACGTCTATCCGGCGCGGGAAGAACCGGTCGGCCCTTTTGAAGGGGTCAGCGGCCTCGACGTCCTGCGTGCGGCGGCCGACCGGGCCGGCGGCAGGACAGTCTGGTGGACGCCGGACCTCGATTCGGCCGAAGCGGCAGTTGGCGACCGGCTCGGAGAGGGCCGGATCCTCGTCACCCTCGGAGCCGGTGACGTCACCAAACTCTCCGACCGGCTGGTCGCAGCCGAGGTGCCGGGATGA
- the gcvH gene encoding glycine cleavage system protein GcvH has protein sequence MILSEPNYPENLRYHPEHDWARIEGGEATLGITWYAQDSLGEVVFYDGPEVGAEITKDQPYAEVESVKAVSDVIAPVSGEVIAVNETLADAPEAINADSYETGWLVKVRLTDPSEADQLMDAAAYTASLE, from the coding sequence ATGATCTTGTCCGAGCCGAATTACCCCGAAAACCTGCGTTACCACCCGGAGCACGACTGGGCCCGGATCGAGGGCGGTGAAGCCACCCTGGGGATCACCTGGTACGCCCAGGACTCCCTCGGCGAGGTCGTCTTCTACGACGGTCCCGAGGTCGGCGCTGAAATCACCAAGGACCAGCCCTACGCGGAGGTCGAGTCGGTCAAGGCCGTCTCCGACGTGATCGCACCGGTCTCCGGCGAAGTGATCGCGGTCAACGAGACCCTGGCCGACGCACCAGAAGCGATCAACGCCGACTCATATGAGACCGGCTGGCTGGTCAAGGTTCGCCTGACCGACCCGTCCGAAGCCGACCAGCTGATGGACGCCGCCGCCTACACCGCCTCGCTGGAGTAG
- a CDS encoding FtsQ-type POTRA domain-containing protein, whose amino-acid sequence MARRKSPVQHTAELARGRERRRRRFTILAILLLLAGVGLYAGYQYWFRDSSLVEIRDLQVKGVTTDTEEGKQIQSAVEVAAGEMTTLHLKPELLDEELARFPRVRSATIEASFPHKATVNLDQRSNGSVLRIGTDALLIATDGTVLGTAGQGTEDLPKIGAGDPPAGDQLEGRMMVQALVLGAVPTELRSYVIQSDFGKDGVEVTLSNGLVLLFGDASKADQKWRAAASVIADPDLYDASYVDLSVPRRPAVRGPEALEPEPEAVPEVPETVPPTG is encoded by the coding sequence GTGGCCAGGCGTAAGTCACCGGTCCAGCACACCGCCGAGCTCGCCCGCGGGCGCGAACGGCGCCGCCGCAGGTTCACGATCCTGGCAATCCTTTTGCTCCTGGCCGGCGTCGGACTTTACGCCGGGTATCAGTACTGGTTCCGCGATTCGTCCCTCGTCGAGATCCGGGACCTCCAGGTAAAGGGGGTCACCACGGATACCGAGGAGGGCAAGCAGATCCAGAGCGCTGTGGAAGTTGCGGCAGGGGAGATGACGACGCTCCACCTCAAGCCGGAACTTCTGGACGAGGAGCTGGCTCGTTTCCCGCGGGTCCGCTCGGCAACCATCGAGGCAAGCTTTCCGCACAAGGCGACGGTGAACCTCGACCAGCGCAGCAACGGTTCGGTCTTACGGATCGGCACGGACGCGCTGTTGATCGCGACCGACGGCACAGTTCTCGGCACCGCGGGCCAGGGGACGGAAGACCTGCCGAAGATCGGGGCCGGCGACCCCCCGGCCGGAGACCAGCTCGAGGGGCGGATGATGGTCCAGGCCCTCGTGCTCGGAGCGGTGCCGACTGAGTTGAGGTCCTATGTCATCCAGAGCGACTTCGGCAAGGACGGGGTCGAGGTGACCCTCTCGAACGGGCTCGTTTTGCTGTTCGGCGACGCCTCGAAAGCCGACCAAAAGTGGCGCGCGGCGGCCTCCGTGATCGCCGACCCGGACCTTTACGACGCGAGTTATGTAGACCTTTCGGTTCCGCGGCGGCCGGCTGTCAGGGGTCCGGAGGCGCTCGAACCCGAGCCGGAAGCGGTTCCGGAGGTGCCTGAAACGGTCCCGCCCACCGGGTAG
- the ftsZ gene encoding cell division protein FtsZ — METTYLAVIKVVGCGGGGTNAVSRMVDAGVRGVEFIAVNTDAQALQACDADIKISIGQELTRGLGAGGRPEIGAGAAAETRDEIKEALKGADMVFVTAGEGGGTGTGSAPIIAEIAKEEIGALTVGAVTKPFEFEGKKRMQNAMEGIEKLRNHVDTLIIVPNEKLLQAVERRTSVLDAFKMADDILRQGVQGITDLITIPGLINLDFADVRTIMRDAGSALMGVGAGQGENRAIDAAKAAITSPLIEESIKGATGMLLNITGPEELGLFEVNEAAQLIQEEADPNANIIFGSVVDQSMVDEVRVTVIATGFEGFELLARSPQRVRRRYESRKRVAGDDSDLSNLRVGDSDIEVPPFLRD; from the coding sequence ATGGAAACCACTTACCTAGCGGTCATCAAAGTCGTCGGATGCGGCGGCGGCGGTACCAACGCAGTCAGTCGCATGGTCGACGCAGGAGTACGCGGCGTCGAGTTCATCGCGGTCAACACTGACGCCCAGGCCCTGCAGGCCTGCGACGCCGACATCAAAATTTCAATTGGACAGGAACTGACCCGCGGCCTCGGAGCCGGCGGCCGGCCGGAGATCGGCGCGGGCGCCGCGGCCGAGACCCGTGACGAGATCAAGGAGGCGCTCAAGGGCGCCGACATGGTCTTCGTGACGGCCGGCGAGGGCGGAGGAACCGGCACCGGTTCCGCACCGATCATCGCCGAGATCGCCAAGGAAGAGATCGGTGCGCTCACCGTGGGCGCCGTCACCAAGCCCTTCGAGTTCGAAGGCAAGAAGCGCATGCAGAACGCTATGGAAGGCATCGAGAAGCTGCGCAACCACGTCGACACGCTGATCATCGTTCCGAACGAGAAGCTGCTTCAGGCGGTCGAACGCCGGACCAGCGTCCTCGACGCGTTCAAGATGGCCGACGACATCCTGCGCCAGGGCGTCCAGGGCATCACCGACCTGATCACCATTCCCGGACTGATCAACCTCGACTTCGCCGACGTGCGCACGATCATGCGCGACGCCGGCTCGGCGCTCATGGGCGTCGGAGCCGGTCAGGGCGAGAACCGCGCGATCGACGCCGCCAAGGCCGCGATCACGTCACCGCTGATCGAGGAATCGATCAAGGGTGCCACCGGCATGCTGCTGAACATCACCGGTCCGGAGGAACTGGGGCTCTTCGAAGTCAACGAAGCGGCGCAGCTCATCCAGGAAGAGGCCGACCCCAACGCCAACATCATCTTCGGCTCGGTCGTTGACCAGTCGATGGTGGACGAGGTACGGGTAACAGTCATCGCCACCGGGTTCGAAGGATTCGAACTACTTGCCCGCTCACCGCAGAGGGTGCGCCGCCGCTACGAAAGCCGCAAGCGTGTTGCCGGAGACGATTCAGATCTCAGCAACCTCCGGGTAGGCGACAGCGACATAGAAGTACCGCCGTTCCTTCGCGACTGA
- the gcvT gene encoding glycine cleavage system aminomethyltransferase GcvT, producing the protein MTTAQTECRTSLFDTHVEAGAKMVPFSGWMMPVSYDGIKEEHIAVRTHAGIFDTSHMGEIEVEGPGSLAYLQRLVTNDVSKIDIGGAQYSCLLNEEAGVIDDLFVYRLANDRYLIITNAGNHEVDLEQFGRHAPDFDVYVRDASSGYAMLAVQGPHARQIVRDQLHIELPPRMGVLAQQVGRKPALVCGTGYTGEDGVELLVDPEIAPAIWMELVDAGVVPCGLGARDTLRLEVCFHLHGNDLSTDIDPISAGLGWACKEATGFIGCDKVAVLRANGTDEKLAPFVIEGPGIPRQGNPVMIGDEVVGEVSSGTFSPSLDSGIGMAYVRSDLAEPGTEVEIDVRGKRRPARVSSKPLYPKEK; encoded by the coding sequence GTGACGACTGCTCAAACCGAATGCCGTACATCCCTCTTTGACACACACGTTGAGGCCGGGGCGAAGATGGTTCCCTTTTCCGGATGGATGATGCCCGTTTCGTACGACGGAATCAAGGAAGAGCACATCGCCGTGCGCACTCACGCCGGCATCTTCGACACCTCGCACATGGGTGAGATCGAGGTCGAAGGCCCCGGTTCACTGGCCTATCTTCAGCGCCTGGTCACCAACGACGTCTCGAAGATCGATATTGGAGGGGCCCAGTATTCGTGCCTGCTGAACGAAGAAGCAGGCGTCATCGACGACCTTTTCGTCTACCGGCTGGCCAACGACCGTTACCTGATCATCACCAACGCCGGCAACCATGAGGTGGACCTCGAGCAGTTCGGCCGGCACGCTCCCGACTTCGACGTCTACGTGCGGGACGCGAGCAGCGGCTACGCGATGCTCGCCGTCCAGGGGCCGCACGCCCGCCAGATCGTCAGGGACCAGCTTCACATCGAACTGCCGCCACGCATGGGCGTGCTCGCCCAGCAGGTTGGCCGCAAGCCGGCTCTCGTCTGCGGCACCGGCTACACGGGCGAGGACGGGGTGGAGCTGCTGGTCGATCCCGAGATCGCTCCGGCAATTTGGATGGAGCTGGTCGACGCCGGCGTCGTCCCCTGCGGACTCGGCGCCCGCGACACCCTGCGCCTCGAAGTCTGCTTCCACCTTCATGGCAACGACCTTTCGACCGACATCGACCCGATCTCGGCCGGGCTCGGCTGGGCCTGCAAGGAGGCCACGGGCTTCATCGGCTGCGACAAGGTCGCGGTGCTGCGCGCCAACGGCACCGACGAGAAGCTGGCGCCGTTCGTGATCGAAGGCCCGGGGATCCCGCGCCAGGGAAATCCGGTGATGATCGGCGACGAGGTCGTCGGCGAGGTCTCGAGCGGAACCTTCTCACCGTCGCTGGACAGCGGCATCGGCATGGCTTACGTTCGGTCTGACCTCGCCGAACCCGGTACCGAAGTCGAAATAGACGTGCGCGGGAAGCGTCGTCCGGCCCGCGTAAGCTCCAAGCCCCTTTATCCCAAGGAGAAATGA
- the gcvPA gene encoding aminomethyl-transferring glycine dehydrogenase subunit GcvPA encodes MAGYTPATSDDQAAMLAAIGIDSIDELFAQIPDAIKLDRPLDLEDGLSESEVYKRLASLAQWNQDAEEIPSFLGAGMYDHYVPAIVDAITSRSEFLTPYTPYQPEVSQGGLQVMFEFQTAMSELTGLPVSNAGLYEGPSAAASAAYLAMSATGRTGLVASRGVHPHSRETLATHAVGFGAELTEVPLVDGLTEAAALEAAIDDTTAAVFLQNPNFLGSVEDIERLGEFATSKGALLIVAVDPMTLGILKPPGECGADIAYGEGQPLGNRLDFGGPSFGFFCAKQEHIRRMPGRIAGETTDVDGRRGFVLTLQTREQHIRREKATSNICTAQALNALGALVHLSWLGKQGFIELGELLARRTAFARDTIGALDGFELLHDAPVVREFAVRSDRPVADVIHMTPDPAQPGPHIPVYPLGRDYPEYEDSFLVAITENRSVEDINELAHVLQHGQAGWGEFIHDHDENGNALGENGLVGATQGGEG; translated from the coding sequence TTGGCCGGCTACACACCAGCGACTTCCGACGACCAGGCGGCGATGCTGGCCGCGATCGGCATCGATTCGATCGATGAGCTCTTCGCCCAGATTCCGGATGCGATCAAGCTCGATCGCCCGCTCGACCTCGAAGATGGTCTGAGCGAGTCCGAGGTCTACAAGCGCCTTGCGTCTCTCGCCCAGTGGAACCAGGACGCGGAGGAGATCCCTTCGTTCCTCGGCGCCGGCATGTACGACCACTACGTCCCGGCGATCGTCGACGCGATCACCAGCCGGTCCGAGTTCCTCACCCCTTACACGCCGTACCAGCCCGAGGTCTCCCAGGGTGGCCTCCAGGTGATGTTCGAATTCCAGACCGCGATGTCGGAACTGACCGGCCTGCCAGTCTCGAACGCCGGCCTCTACGAGGGCCCGTCGGCCGCCGCTTCAGCGGCCTATCTCGCGATGAGCGCCACCGGCCGTACCGGTCTGGTCGCCTCTCGCGGCGTCCATCCACACAGCCGCGAGACGCTGGCGACTCACGCTGTCGGCTTCGGCGCCGAGCTGACCGAGGTGCCGCTGGTCGATGGACTGACCGAAGCGGCCGCGCTCGAAGCGGCGATCGACGACACCACTGCCGCCGTCTTCCTGCAGAACCCGAACTTCCTCGGCTCGGTCGAGGACATCGAGCGCCTCGGCGAGTTCGCGACTTCCAAAGGCGCGCTGCTGATCGTCGCGGTCGACCCGATGACCCTCGGCATCCTCAAGCCTCCGGGCGAGTGCGGCGCCGACATCGCCTACGGCGAAGGCCAGCCGCTGGGCAACCGCCTCGACTTCGGCGGGCCGTCCTTCGGCTTCTTCTGCGCCAAGCAGGAGCACATCCGCCGCATGCCCGGCCGGATTGCCGGCGAGACAACCGACGTCGACGGACGCCGCGGTTTCGTACTCACGCTGCAGACCCGCGAGCAGCACATCCGCCGCGAGAAGGCGACCAGCAACATCTGCACGGCACAGGCCCTGAACGCACTCGGCGCCCTGGTCCACCTTTCCTGGCTCGGCAAGCAGGGCTTCATCGAACTCGGCGAGCTGCTGGCCCGCCGCACAGCCTTCGCCCGGGACACGATCGGCGCCCTCGACGGTTTCGAACTGCTTCACGACGCACCGGTGGTCCGCGAGTTCGCGGTCCGCTCGGACCGGCCGGTGGCAGACGTGATCCACATGACCCCGGACCCCGCCCAGCCCGGCCCGCACATCCCGGTTTACCCGCTCGGCCGCGACTATCCCGAATACGAAGATTCGTTCCTCGTCGCGATCACCGAAAACCGGTCGGTCGAAGACATCAATGAGCTGGCGCATGTGCTCCAGCACGGCCAGGCTGGCTGGGGCGAGTTCATCCACGACCACGACGAGAACGGCAACGCCCTCGGCGAAAACGGCCTTGTCGGCGCGACACAGGGAGGCGAAGGATGA
- the gcvPB gene encoding aminomethyl-transferring glycine dehydrogenase subunit GcvPB — protein sequence MSDAATLTETPQQADRAVTIYEKSVPGRRAAQLPPSGVEETPIEELIPSHLLRETPAELPEVSEPEIIRHYNRISRRNFDLDTGFYPLGSCTMKYNPRLNERVAALPGHARLHPATDPADAQGALELMYLLQESLSEICGLPTVSLQPSAGSQGELAGLLLTRAYHKDKGRHPTKVLTPDTAHGTNPASVSMAGYEVVKVATNETGGVDMDDLRSKIDDDVACLMLTNPNTLGVFDENIAEMASLVHEAGGLLYYDGANLNAIMGQARPGDMGFDIVHVNLHKSFSQPHGGGGPGAGPIAVSDRVEPFIPRPQVVKAEREGWDEFFDLDYDRPKSVGRMRGFQGNFGVFVRSYAYILSLGGDGLSEASRLAVLNANYLKHRLSEGRAGKYLPVAFDRHCMHEFVLSGAPMKKELGIKTLDLAKRLLDFGFHPPTVYFPLLVDEALMVEPVETEAKEHLDEFADAIEKILEEAESDPGIATNAPYTTPVRRLDEVGATRRPVIRQPR from the coding sequence ATGAGCGACGCAGCCACCCTCACCGAGACCCCGCAGCAGGCCGACCGCGCCGTGACGATCTACGAGAAGTCGGTCCCCGGACGCCGCGCCGCGCAGTTGCCGCCATCAGGCGTCGAAGAGACACCGATCGAAGAGCTGATCCCGTCGCACCTGCTGCGCGAGACGCCGGCCGAGCTGCCCGAGGTCTCCGAGCCAGAGATCATCCGGCACTACAACCGGATCTCCCGCCGCAATTTCGACCTCGACACGGGTTTCTACCCGCTCGGCTCCTGCACCATGAAGTACAACCCGCGCCTGAACGAACGGGTCGCGGCGCTGCCTGGTCACGCCCGGCTCCACCCGGCGACCGATCCGGCTGACGCGCAGGGCGCGCTCGAGCTGATGTACCTGCTCCAGGAATCGCTGAGCGAGATCTGCGGCCTGCCGACCGTGAGCCTCCAGCCTTCGGCCGGCTCCCAGGGCGAGCTCGCCGGTCTCCTGCTGACCCGGGCCTACCACAAGGACAAGGGTCGGCATCCGACCAAGGTCCTGACCCCGGACACCGCGCACGGCACCAACCCGGCGTCGGTGTCGATGGCCGGTTACGAGGTCGTCAAGGTCGCGACCAACGAGACCGGCGGCGTCGACATGGACGACCTGCGCTCGAAGATCGACGACGACGTCGCCTGCCTGATGCTGACCAACCCGAACACGCTCGGGGTCTTCGACGAGAACATCGCCGAGATGGCTTCACTGGTCCACGAGGCAGGCGGCCTGCTCTATTACGACGGCGCCAACCTGAACGCGATCATGGGCCAGGCGCGGCCAGGCGACATGGGCTTCGACATCGTCCACGTCAACCTCCACAAGTCGTTCTCCCAGCCACACGGCGGTGGTGGACCGGGAGCCGGGCCGATCGCCGTCTCCGACCGGGTCGAGCCGTTCATTCCGAGACCGCAGGTGGTCAAGGCGGAGCGCGAGGGCTGGGACGAGTTCTTCGACCTGGACTACGACCGGCCGAAGTCGGTCGGCCGCATGCGTGGCTTCCAGGGCAACTTCGGCGTCTTCGTGCGCTCCTACGCGTACATCCTCAGCCTGGGCGGTGACGGGCTTTCCGAGGCTTCGCGCCTTGCGGTACTGAACGCCAATTATCTGAAGCACCGCCTGTCCGAAGGCCGCGCCGGCAAATACCTGCCGGTCGCTTTCGACCGCCACTGCATGCACGAGTTCGTCCTCTCCGGCGCGCCGATGAAGAAGGAACTCGGCATCAAGACCCTGGATCTCGCCAAGCGACTGCTCGACTTCGGCTTCCATCCGCCGACCGTCTACTTCCCGCTGCTGGTCGACGAGGCGCTCATGGTCGAGCCGGTCGAGACCGAAGCCAAGGAACATCTGGATGAGTTTGCCGATGCGATCGAGAAGATCCTCGAAGAGGCGGAGTCGGATCCCGGCATCGCCACCAACGCGCCTTACACGACGCCGGTGCGCCGGCTCGACGAGGTCGGCGCCACCCGCCGGCCCGTGATTCGCCAGCCCCGGTAA
- the murB gene encoding UDP-N-acetylmuramate dehydrogenase — MSETPEGVISDHPLSRLTTVRTGGNADYFVRPESADELVSILAWARQEEIDVGMVGSGSNLLVSDEGFRGLAIKLAGELASTEHDGLRLICGGGARLPSVAAKTPGWGLGGLEFAVNIPGTAGGAVRMNANAYGGRLEEVLEWVEICTADGVERRLPADLGFSYRESNLTPGEVVSRASFLLKEEDPEKVKARLGEMREWRKEAQPSGIKTFGSTFKNPDDPRAEGRSAGQLLDAAGCRGLTAGGARLAEKHANFVENMGEATTADVIAVMAAAKRRIREEFGIELEPEVQILGRIDWPEDWDGSGGQA, encoded by the coding sequence ATGAGTGAGACACCGGAAGGGGTCATCAGTGACCATCCGCTCTCACGCCTGACGACGGTGCGAACCGGTGGCAACGCCGACTATTTCGTCCGGCCGGAATCGGCTGACGAGCTGGTCAGCATCCTGGCGTGGGCCCGGCAGGAGGAAATCGATGTCGGCATGGTCGGCTCGGGCTCCAATCTGCTGGTCTCGGACGAGGGATTCCGCGGGCTGGCGATCAAGCTGGCCGGTGAGCTGGCATCCACGGAACACGACGGACTCCGGCTGATCTGCGGCGGCGGCGCCCGGCTGCCCTCGGTGGCGGCCAAGACTCCCGGCTGGGGACTGGGCGGACTCGAGTTCGCGGTCAACATCCCCGGTACGGCGGGCGGTGCGGTGCGAATGAACGCCAATGCCTATGGCGGCCGTCTCGAAGAAGTGCTCGAGTGGGTCGAGATCTGCACCGCCGACGGGGTCGAGCGACGGCTGCCGGCCGACCTCGGATTTTCCTACCGCGAATCGAACCTGACTCCGGGTGAAGTCGTCTCGCGGGCTTCGTTTCTTCTGAAGGAGGAGGACCCGGAGAAGGTCAAGGCCCGGCTCGGCGAGATGCGCGAGTGGCGGAAGGAGGCCCAGCCTTCGGGCATCAAGACTTTCGGCTCGACCTTCAAGAACCCGGACGATCCACGGGCCGAGGGGCGCAGCGCCGGACAGCTGCTCGACGCGGCCGGTTGCCGGGGGCTGACCGCAGGCGGCGCACGTCTCGCCGAGAAGCACGCGAACTTCGTCGAGAACATGGGTGAAGCGACCACGGCCGACGTGATTGCGGTGATGGCCGCGGCCAAACGCCGGATCCGGGAGGAGTTCGGCATCGAGCTCGAGCCCGAGGTCCAGATCCTCGGCCGGATCGACTGGCCGGAAGACTGGGACGGCAGCGGTGGCCAGGCGTAA